A single window of Callithrix jacchus isolate 240 chromosome 6, calJac240_pri, whole genome shotgun sequence DNA harbors:
- the ACKR3 gene encoding atypical chemokine receptor 3 yields MDLHLFDYSEPGNFSDISWPCNSSDCIVVDTVMCPNMPNKSVLLYTLSFIYIFIFVIGMIANSVVVWVNVQAKTTGYDTHCYILNLAIADLWVVLTIPVWVVSLVQHNQWPMGELTCKVTHLIFSINLFGSIFFLTCMSVDRYLSITYFTNTSSSRKKMVRRVVCVLVWLLAFCVSLPDTYYLKTITSASNNETYCRSFYPEHSIKEWLIGMELVSVILGFAVPFSIIAVFYFLLARAISASGDQEKHSSRKIIFSYVVVFLICWLPYHVAVLLDIFSILHYIPFTCRLEYALFTALHVTQCLSLVHCCVNPVLYSFINRNYRYELMKAFIFKYSAKTGLTKLIDASRVSETEYSALEQSTK; encoded by the coding sequence ATGGATCTGCATCTCTTCGACTACTCGGAGCCGGGGAACTTCTCGGACATCAGCTGGCCGTGTAACAGCAGCGACTGCATCGTGGTGGACACGGTGATGTGCCCCAACATGCCCAACAAAAGCGTCCTGCtctacacactctccttcatctacATCTTCATCTTCGTCATCGGCATGATTGCCAACTCCGTGGTGGTCTGGGTGAACGTCCAGGCCAAGACCACGGGCTACGACACACACTGCTACATCCTCAACCTGGCCATCGCCGACCTGTGGGTCGTCCTCACCATCCCGGTCTGGGTGGTCAGCCTCGTGCAGCACAACCAGTGGCCCATGGGCGAGCTCACGTGCAAGGTCACGCACCTCATCTTCTCCATCAACCTCTTCGGCAGCATCTTCTTCCTCACGTGCATGAGTGTGGACCGCTACCTCTCCATCACCTACTTCACCAACACCTCCAGCAGTAGGAAGAAGATGGTGCGCCGGGTCGTGTGTGTCCTGGTGTGGCTGCTGGCCTTCTGCGTGTCTCTGCCCGACACCTACTACCTGAAGACCATCACATCTGCGTCCAACAATGAGACCTATTGCCGGTCCTTCTACCCCGAGCACAGCATCAAGGAGTGGCTGATCGGCATGGAGCTGGTCTCCGTCATCCTGGGCTTCGCGGTTCCCTTCTCCATCATCGCTGTCTTCTACTTCCTGCTGGCCAGAGCCATCTCGGCGTCCGGCGACCAGGAGAAGCACAGTAGCCGGAAGATCATCTTCTCCTACGTGGTGGTCTTCCTCATCTGCTGGCTGCCCTACCATGTCGCGGTGCTGCTGGACATCTTCTCCATCCTGCACTACATCCCCTTCACCTGCCGGCTGGAGTACGCCCTCTTCACGGCCCTGCACGTCACGCAGTGCCTGTCACTGGTGCACTGCTGCGTCAACCCTGTCCTCTACAGCTTCATCAATCGCAACTACAGGTACGAGCTGATGAAGGCCTTCATCTTCAAGTACTCGGCCAAAACCGGGCTCACCAAGCTCATCGATGCCTCCAGAGTCTCAGAAACAGAGTACTCTGCCTTGGAGCAGAGCACCAAGTGA